Proteins encoded together in one Peribacillus asahii window:
- a CDS encoding group I truncated hemoglobin → MTQTLYEKVGGEEAIAKVVDYFYSELVLKDETVNGFFKNTDMEKQQRHQTKFISFALGGPNQYSGKSMAKAHEGMNIQPVHFDAIAKHLHDALAHYGVEEADIDTALTKVASLRDDILYK, encoded by the coding sequence ATGACACAAACATTGTACGAAAAAGTTGGTGGAGAGGAAGCTATTGCAAAGGTTGTGGATTATTTTTACTCTGAATTGGTTTTAAAGGATGAAACCGTTAATGGATTCTTTAAAAATACAGATATGGAAAAACAACAACGTCATCAAACAAAATTTATAAGTTTTGCTTTAGGTGGCCCTAATCAATATTCAGGAAAGTCAATGGCAAAAGCACATGAAGGGATGAATATACAGCCAGTTCATTTTGATGCTATTGCAAAACATCTTCATGACGCTCTTGCACACTATGGAGTTGAAGAAGCTGATATAGATACAGCTTTAACGAAAGTCGCTTCACTTAGAGATGATATACTATATAAATAA
- a CDS encoding NAD(P)/FAD-dependent oxidoreductase: MKKIIIIGAGILGASTAYQLAKKDVEVIIVDRKDQGQATAAAAGIVCPWISQRRNKAWYQLAKNGARFYPHLIKELELDGETDTGYAQVGAISLHTEEKKLAGMEERATKRREDAPEIGNITKLDTGATNVLFPPLAEEYASVHISGAARVDGRALCTALLRAAQKHGATLIHGDAVLQYEEKRITGITVNDTFIHSDEVIVCAGAWAKQLLQPLGVDFKVSFQRAQIIHLSLPDLNTNEWPVVMPPSDQYLLAFDNHRIVAGATHENIEEFDYRMTAAGLQEVFNKALHTAPGLADSTFLEARVGFRPFTPGFLPVIGALPGWEGIIVANGLGSSGLTMGPYIGEQLAQLSLGLEVEIDLSLYDVSTAL; encoded by the coding sequence ATGAAAAAAATCATTATAATTGGTGCCGGAATTTTAGGAGCTTCGACGGCCTATCAACTGGCAAAAAAAGATGTAGAAGTAATTATTGTAGACCGAAAAGATCAAGGACAAGCAACGGCAGCAGCAGCCGGTATTGTCTGTCCATGGATTTCACAGAGAAGAAATAAAGCTTGGTATCAACTTGCCAAAAATGGAGCTCGCTTTTACCCTCATTTAATCAAAGAGCTTGAATTGGACGGAGAAACGGACACAGGGTATGCCCAAGTTGGTGCGATTAGCTTACATACAGAGGAAAAAAAGTTAGCAGGAATGGAGGAACGAGCGACAAAACGAAGAGAGGATGCACCTGAAATTGGTAATATTACAAAGCTTGATACTGGAGCAACGAATGTCTTATTTCCCCCGCTCGCTGAAGAATATGCGTCCGTACATATAAGCGGAGCCGCAAGAGTAGATGGCCGTGCCCTTTGTACCGCGCTATTACGCGCCGCGCAGAAGCATGGAGCAACGCTTATTCATGGAGATGCCGTTCTTCAATATGAAGAAAAGCGGATTACAGGCATAACAGTAAACGATACATTTATTCATAGCGATGAAGTGATCGTCTGTGCAGGTGCTTGGGCAAAACAGTTATTACAGCCATTAGGAGTAGACTTTAAAGTAAGCTTTCAACGGGCACAAATTATTCACCTTTCCTTACCTGACCTAAACACAAATGAATGGCCTGTCGTTATGCCGCCAAGTGATCAATATCTTCTTGCATTCGATAATCATCGAATCGTAGCCGGGGCTACCCATGAAAATATAGAAGAATTTGATTATCGAATGACAGCAGCTGGTTTACAAGAAGTATTTAACAAAGCACTGCACACCGCTCCTGGTCTAGCAGATAGTACATTTCTTGAAGCAAGAGTCGGCTTTCGCCCCTTCACACCAGGCTTTCTTCCTGTAATAGGAGCGCTGCCAGGCTGGGAAGGTATAATTGTGGCCAATGGTCTAGGATCATCAGGTTTGACTATGGGCCCCTATATCGGAGAACAGCTTGCTCAGCTTTCTTTAGGCCTAGAAGTCGAAATTGATTTAAGTCTTTATGATGTGAGCACGGCCTTGTGA
- a CDS encoding MFS transporter: MRSINISRTVDESKFNRFHGLVLFLCAFIIVCDGFDLVIYGSVVSVLMEEWQLTAVQAGTLGSYALIGMMCGAFIFAPLADKIGRKKVIIVCVLLFSLFTGLIGLAKNPTEFGIYRLISGLGLGGVLPITVALMTEYAPKPLRNRLVTIMMCGYSLGGIIAAGLAIFLIPKFGWESVFFVGALPLLTLPIIIKLLPESLEFLLARNKHKEIGRLLSKIDPSYTPEKNDRYESVIPKKTGITVAKLFGDGRALSTLLFWVSFFMCLLMVYGLNTWLPKLMAQAGYALGSSLMFLLVLNAGAILGSAIGGWAADRWNTKKVVICYFILGGIALTLLGTHPNTFVLYTLVAIAGATTIGTQIILYSYVSQYYPIQIRSTGLGWASGVGRIGGIVGPILGGVLLSAQLPLHLNFMVFAIPGVIAAIAIVSIREKKSPLSEVSLERSEPIEKV; the protein is encoded by the coding sequence ATGCGTTCAATTAATATCAGTCGTACCGTTGATGAGTCAAAATTTAACCGCTTTCATGGTCTCGTTTTGTTCTTGTGTGCCTTTATCATTGTCTGTGATGGGTTTGATCTGGTGATTTATGGATCTGTCGTATCTGTACTGATGGAAGAGTGGCAATTAACAGCAGTTCAAGCAGGCACTTTAGGGAGCTATGCTCTTATAGGTATGATGTGCGGTGCTTTTATTTTTGCACCACTTGCGGATAAGATTGGGCGCAAAAAAGTTATTATTGTATGTGTGTTACTATTTAGTCTATTTACTGGTTTAATCGGTTTGGCCAAAAACCCTACTGAATTCGGCATCTATCGTTTGATATCAGGTTTAGGATTAGGAGGTGTTCTACCAATTACAGTAGCGTTAATGACGGAATATGCCCCGAAACCTCTCAGAAACCGATTAGTTACTATTATGATGTGCGGTTATTCTCTAGGTGGAATTATAGCAGCAGGGCTAGCAATCTTCCTCATTCCTAAATTTGGTTGGGAGTCTGTCTTTTTCGTAGGCGCTCTCCCTTTACTCACCTTACCTATTATTATCAAATTGCTCCCAGAGTCTCTAGAATTTCTTTTAGCTAGAAATAAACATAAGGAGATTGGTCGATTGTTATCAAAAATCGATCCATCCTACACACCTGAGAAAAATGATCGTTACGAAAGTGTTATTCCTAAAAAAACTGGTATTACAGTAGCAAAATTATTTGGAGATGGCCGAGCCTTAAGCACCCTCTTATTTTGGGTATCGTTTTTCATGTGTTTACTAATGGTCTATGGATTAAATACATGGCTGCCGAAGTTAATGGCTCAAGCAGGCTATGCCCTAGGTTCTAGTTTAATGTTCTTATTAGTGTTAAATGCTGGAGCCATATTAGGATCGGCTATTGGCGGATGGGCAGCAGACCGTTGGAATACGAAAAAAGTTGTGATTTGCTACTTTATTCTGGGTGGAATCGCTTTAACTTTACTCGGAACTCACCCAAATACATTTGTTCTCTATACTCTTGTTGCAATTGCAGGGGCTACCACAATCGGAACACAAATTATTCTATATTCATACGTTTCTCAATATTATCCAATCCAAATCCGTTCAACAGGACTCGGATGGGCTTCCGGGGTTGGTCGAATAGGCGGTATTGTAGGTCCGATACTGGGAGGAGTTCTTCTAAGCGCTCAATTGCCTTTACACCTAAATTTTATGGTTTTCGCTATCCCAGGAGTTATTGCAGCTATTGCTATCGTTAGTATACGAGAAAAAAAGAGTCCTTTGTCAGAAGTTTCTCTAGAAAGATCCGAACCAATCGAGAAAGTGTAG
- a CDS encoding metal-dependent hydrolase: MNGTAHMIVGASTGFAVAYAMQADPTTTIMFVGLGGVTALIPDMDTDGKLSNKITFSYKFARATLQLMGVLILLYSFLEHANVMRWIGAGLGVGVIILASFLTQRMMLTLTGIGVVAAGIYIEENWILLLGVYMILASFVAHRSYTHSIIGVLFFGIIAYQFEASVGIEGMFLTCMLGYISHLITDMKVFPFNKRGVRWFLPFSKKEF, translated from the coding sequence TTGAACGGTACAGCACATATGATAGTAGGTGCGTCAACGGGATTTGCTGTAGCATATGCTATGCAAGCAGATCCGACGACAACCATTATGTTTGTAGGACTTGGGGGAGTAACAGCTTTAATACCGGATATGGATACGGACGGGAAGCTTAGTAATAAGATTACGTTTTCTTATAAGTTTGCCCGAGCGACATTGCAACTAATGGGCGTCCTTATCTTATTATATAGCTTTTTAGAGCATGCTAATGTAATGAGGTGGATTGGGGCGGGACTTGGTGTAGGTGTGATTATTTTAGCTTCTTTCTTAACTCAGAGAATGATGCTTACACTTACGGGAATCGGAGTTGTAGCAGCCGGTATATACATAGAAGAAAATTGGATTTTATTATTAGGTGTTTATATGATTTTAGCTTCTTTTGTTGCGCATCGTAGTTATACCCATTCTATTATTGGGGTTCTTTTTTTTGGAATCATCGCTTATCAATTTGAAGCATCTGTTGGAATTGAGGGGATGTTTCTTACTTGCATGCTCGGTTATATCAGTCATTTAATTACGGATATGAAAGTGTTTCCCTTTAATAAAAGGGGAGTAAGATGGTTTTTACCTTTTTCCAAGAAGGAATTTTAA
- a CDS encoding branched-chain amino acid aminotransferase yields MLKPKIEQHIKTFKGDQVALHKEEKEYVEKHQLLEGGMTIVEKDAEARFTDAYIERSDKEFENLIAVETSEFLHQPLTFLKTNKKEFIYLESKWFELIGVDAVSLEVDDLFGTYEALLGLKLQKKYDKVIRSYLQAELQGENAKFALIFSAEDGLWNFNFSLNDVKGFTEDMTIGEAYQFIYQFLFKLMEEIEEK; encoded by the coding sequence ATGCTAAAACCCAAAATTGAACAACATATTAAGACATTCAAGGGTGACCAGGTTGCCTTACATAAAGAAGAGAAAGAATATGTAGAAAAGCATCAATTGCTTGAAGGAGGCATGACAATCGTAGAAAAGGATGCAGAGGCGCGCTTTACCGATGCTTATATTGAGCGTTCCGATAAAGAATTTGAAAATCTTATCGCTGTAGAAACATCCGAATTTTTACACCAACCATTAACTTTTCTAAAAACAAACAAAAAAGAATTTATTTACCTAGAATCGAAGTGGTTCGAACTTATTGGAGTCGATGCCGTTTCATTAGAAGTCGATGATTTATTTGGTACATATGAAGCGTTATTAGGGTTAAAGTTGCAGAAGAAGTATGATAAAGTAATTCGAAGCTATTTACAAGCTGAACTACAAGGAGAAAATGCAAAATTTGCGTTAATATTTAGCGCAGAGGATGGTCTATGGAACTTTAATTTTTCCTTAAATGATGTAAAAGGATTTACAGAAGATATGACCATTGGTGAAGCATATCAGTTCATTTATCAATTTTTATTTAAGTTGATGGAGGAGATAGAAGAGAAGTAA
- a CDS encoding SDR family oxidoreductase has protein sequence MKLSGNTVLITGGAAGIGFAFAERFMKAGNKVIVCGRREAKLQKAKEKYPELIIRVCDVTKESDRIALFDWVTSEHPDVNVLVNNAGIQQRYHVLKTNAKEDWKYYSQEIASNIEAPFHFAMLFAPYFANKDYAAILNVSSGLAFTPMAIAPIYSATKAAVHSFTMSLRHQLEDTAIEVIEVAPPAVNTDLGGVGLHTFGTPVDEFADAIFKGLEAGKNEIGYARAEKAMKMSRDEIDETVKVIYTNMKNTIL, from the coding sequence ATGAAACTATCAGGGAATACAGTACTTATTACGGGCGGGGCAGCAGGAATCGGGTTTGCGTTTGCCGAGAGATTTATGAAAGCAGGCAATAAAGTCATTGTCTGCGGCAGACGGGAAGCAAAGCTCCAGAAAGCAAAGGAAAAATATCCTGAACTGATTATACGCGTTTGTGATGTTACCAAAGAATCTGATCGGATTGCTTTGTTTGACTGGGTAACGAGCGAGCACCCCGATGTGAACGTGCTTGTAAACAACGCAGGCATTCAGCAACGCTACCATGTTCTTAAAACGAACGCGAAGGAAGATTGGAAATATTACAGTCAAGAAATAGCCTCCAACATCGAGGCGCCATTTCATTTTGCTATGCTATTTGCGCCGTACTTTGCCAATAAAGACTATGCGGCTATCCTTAATGTATCATCTGGTTTAGCTTTCACCCCAATGGCGATTGCGCCGATTTATTCAGCTACGAAAGCGGCGGTTCATTCATTTACGATGAGCTTACGGCATCAGCTTGAAGATACGGCCATTGAGGTGATTGAAGTTGCGCCGCCGGCAGTTAATACCGATTTAGGCGGAGTAGGCCTGCATACCTTTGGCACCCCTGTAGATGAATTTGCCGATGCGATATTTAAAGGCCTTGAAGCAGGAAAAAACGAAATTGGTTACGCACGTGCTGAAAAGGCGATGAAGATGTCCCGAGATGAAATTGATGAGACAGTAAAGGTAATATACACCAATATGAAAAACACAATTCTATAA
- a CDS encoding lamin tail domain-containing protein: protein MNKKFSHFAFAAYIMLLLLFTSIPVEAKKLSGSQRNPTLFITELAVDTTNRTTQDEYEFIELYNNSDKPVSLSHFKLVVEGVEWTFTENKTIPSQKTMVIWIKNEKNQSLTLNDFNKHYETSVSSKQLATVKTKGLSNQSKQTLMLTDLEGKALSMATYHPKHVNKNNGIHFQISINKKKMKVMQAEKLATPGVLLTNQVPKEPVYFIDREAPVIKHQPVKLIAAKEDLSIQAKVTDETNLKNVQLQYRTNKNDVWIESPMKKTGSSVYTAIIPQETYSGKHVYYRILARDGTNTKKTKQYAVKVYDSQKVPELLVTELMPHSTNTGNFDAYQFIEIYNNTTKAINLKDYHIRYRFSLEGYNADLIWKPQKENLMLPSGETMVFWIMNAGNQDLTIADFNHHYGVNLTENVNIVQIHSVGMAYRDLRGIVLATNTGKEVSIAFYNQGNKKDVKKNKAILYSFPKKPGDLLMKKYSSRKKLGTPGGVSKRQVPSQKVIPVEDTLNPVIEDLSSHEAPLSEMKDLSLKFDIKDNHVVKTARLFYKNNSEKEFHAVDLTESFDDSLFHYTIDSTNLIGKHSLDYYVVASDGENETKTETKSIAIQQEEPQPGVRLNIKNNQILHDKVLIKAYDIDNFSQTRLLIDEQDVTDAASYTLVEPAYFAFDVKNVNLYFKNAVTIGKETLYTLDNIINKYKAVTIPIDTKFFQRGEKTVISIRSGTKVSPFDRHSEQNRDDFYIKNIRLVLKDGTVIYDPKYADPTKELFIGDSKQARPVVNFAFSIPKNKYKAKMYSWDTTKVGEGTHTIEAINNGKSKKSTVIVDNSAPVIIPSIEEREIYKGDIRLHAKTKDALSGVETMTAKLDGKDITLPYQISSAALTPGQHSFQVIAADRAGNKASKTVHFQVVEEKPDKPKVVSPLDGANHISLAPKLGVRVSDPTKDSLDVSFMKGYQYKANEQDKVVVYQNSVDHEPPKEMIPEGEKKVTALHALTDADSKYVTTKSTNQFPYQRFEITLDQKVNQNDEVELRWEGKSLIGRKVSMYVWNYEKSKWERKSWKIAENEENFKLQSIVKGSHYVKEQKVQVMIQDEIAATNQFDYSFIWMSDTQYYSASYPHIYKNMTEWIVAQRKALNIQYVFHTGDLVDRASESKQWAYADEYMRYLEHTKIPYGVLAGNHDVGHKTGDYHQFSKYFGANRFKNKNYYGESYQNNRGHYDLISVKGNDFIMLYMGWGVSNKDIAWINKVLAKYPERKAILSFHEYLLVTGERSPIGEKIYNDVVLPNKNVIAVLSGHYHDSETLINEIDDNQDGVIDRKVYQMLADYQGGPEGGQGFLRMMQVDPVENKIYMKTYSPYLNRYNYYNRKNYPGKDEFVMETDLTPKEKVVSTDLFEVNIYTDEKIGEVKDVANQQMAEMVWTGLEKDREYGWYVKVSDKYNGQTRSKVWTFRTNNP from the coding sequence ATGAATAAGAAGTTTTCCCACTTCGCCTTTGCAGCTTATATCATGCTTTTATTATTATTTACGTCTATTCCTGTAGAAGCGAAGAAGCTAAGTGGAAGCCAGAGAAATCCAACTCTTTTTATTACAGAACTAGCAGTGGATACAACTAACCGTACAACACAAGATGAATATGAGTTTATTGAGCTTTACAATAATAGCGATAAACCTGTTTCTCTTAGCCATTTTAAGCTAGTTGTCGAAGGTGTTGAATGGACATTTACGGAGAACAAAACGATTCCTTCACAAAAAACGATGGTCATATGGATTAAAAATGAAAAAAATCAATCTTTAACGCTGAACGATTTTAATAAACATTATGAAACGAGTGTATCTAGTAAGCAGCTGGCAACCGTTAAAACAAAGGGTTTATCGAATCAATCGAAACAAACACTTATGCTGACCGATTTGGAAGGGAAGGCTCTATCAATGGCAACGTATCATCCAAAGCATGTAAACAAGAATAATGGCATTCACTTTCAAATTTCAATCAATAAAAAAAAGATGAAAGTGATGCAAGCTGAGAAACTAGCTACACCAGGAGTCTTACTGACAAACCAAGTACCGAAAGAACCTGTATATTTTATTGATAGAGAAGCACCCGTTATTAAGCATCAACCAGTGAAATTAATTGCAGCAAAAGAAGACCTTTCTATTCAAGCAAAAGTGACCGATGAAACCAATCTAAAAAATGTGCAGCTTCAATATAGAACGAATAAAAATGATGTTTGGATTGAAAGCCCAATGAAAAAAACAGGTTCTAGTGTATATACAGCGATCATTCCACAGGAAACATATAGCGGGAAGCATGTATATTACCGCATTTTAGCTCGCGACGGTACAAATACAAAGAAAACAAAGCAATATGCTGTTAAAGTATACGACTCACAAAAAGTACCAGAATTATTAGTGACAGAACTAATGCCGCATTCAACGAATACGGGGAACTTTGATGCCTATCAATTCATTGAAATTTACAACAATACGACAAAAGCGATTAATTTAAAGGATTATCATATTCGGTACCGTTTTTCCCTCGAAGGGTATAATGCTGACCTTATTTGGAAGCCCCAGAAGGAAAATCTTATGCTTCCTTCTGGAGAAACGATGGTTTTTTGGATTATGAATGCTGGTAATCAAGATTTAACGATTGCAGATTTTAATCATCATTACGGTGTGAACTTAACTGAAAATGTTAACATCGTTCAAATACATTCTGTAGGGATGGCATATAGAGATCTTCGCGGGATTGTTCTTGCAACGAATACAGGCAAAGAAGTTTCAATTGCTTTTTATAATCAAGGGAACAAGAAAGACGTGAAAAAAAACAAAGCCATTCTCTACTCTTTTCCAAAAAAACCTGGGGATCTCTTAATGAAAAAATATAGCAGCAGGAAAAAGCTGGGGACACCGGGGGGAGTATCTAAAAGACAAGTGCCATCTCAAAAGGTAATCCCAGTTGAGGATACACTCAATCCAGTCATTGAAGATCTTTCCAGCCATGAAGCACCGCTTTCTGAAATGAAGGACCTGTCATTAAAATTTGATATAAAAGATAATCATGTTGTAAAAACAGCGAGATTATTTTATAAAAATAACAGTGAAAAAGAGTTTCATGCGGTCGATTTAACAGAAAGCTTTGATGATTCTTTGTTTCATTATACAATTGACTCCACGAATTTAATCGGAAAGCATTCACTTGATTATTATGTAGTAGCTTCGGATGGAGAAAATGAAACAAAAACGGAAACAAAATCAATTGCCATTCAACAAGAAGAGCCCCAACCAGGTGTTCGATTAAATATAAAAAACAATCAAATATTACACGACAAAGTATTAATTAAAGCGTATGATATCGACAACTTCTCACAAACTAGGTTGCTGATTGATGAACAAGATGTAACAGACGCTGCATCGTATACGTTAGTAGAGCCTGCTTATTTTGCTTTTGATGTTAAAAATGTAAATCTTTATTTTAAAAATGCCGTGACGATTGGGAAGGAAACATTGTATACGCTTGACAATATTATCAATAAATATAAAGCAGTAACGATTCCTATTGATACAAAGTTTTTTCAAAGGGGAGAAAAGACGGTCATTTCCATTCGCTCAGGTACAAAAGTGTCTCCATTCGATCGACACTCTGAACAAAATCGGGATGACTTTTATATTAAAAATATTCGTCTTGTTTTAAAAGATGGAACTGTTATTTATGATCCTAAATACGCGGATCCAACAAAGGAACTGTTTATTGGTGACAGCAAACAAGCGAGACCAGTCGTTAATTTTGCGTTCTCTATCCCTAAAAATAAATATAAAGCGAAAATGTACAGCTGGGATACAACAAAAGTGGGGGAAGGCACTCATACAATCGAAGCAATCAATAATGGAAAATCAAAAAAATCAACCGTTATTGTCGATAATAGTGCACCTGTTATTATACCGTCTATTGAAGAAAGAGAAATATATAAAGGTGATATTAGGCTACATGCTAAAACGAAAGATGCACTGTCTGGTGTTGAAACAATGACAGCGAAGCTCGATGGAAAGGATATTACATTGCCTTATCAAATATCATCAGCCGCACTTACACCAGGGCAGCATTCCTTTCAAGTTATAGCAGCGGATCGAGCAGGTAATAAAGCTTCTAAGACTGTACATTTTCAAGTTGTTGAGGAAAAGCCGGATAAACCTAAAGTTGTAAGTCCATTAGATGGTGCAAATCATATATCATTAGCTCCAAAGCTTGGGGTGAGAGTATCCGACCCCACTAAGGATTCCCTCGATGTTTCTTTTATGAAGGGGTATCAATACAAAGCAAACGAACAGGATAAAGTTGTCGTTTATCAAAATTCTGTGGATCATGAGCCGCCAAAAGAGATGATTCCTGAAGGAGAGAAAAAAGTTACAGCGTTACATGCTCTTACGGATGCTGATTCAAAATATGTGACAACAAAATCAACGAATCAATTTCCGTATCAGCGTTTTGAAATTACCCTTGATCAAAAAGTGAATCAGAACGACGAAGTAGAATTACGTTGGGAAGGTAAGTCATTGATTGGTCGAAAAGTATCCATGTATGTTTGGAACTATGAAAAGTCGAAATGGGAACGCAAAAGTTGGAAAATCGCAGAAAACGAAGAGAACTTTAAGCTTCAGAGTATTGTAAAAGGTTCTCACTATGTAAAGGAACAAAAAGTGCAAGTTATGATTCAAGATGAAATTGCAGCCACTAATCAATTTGATTATTCGTTTATTTGGATGTCGGATACACAATACTATAGCGCTAGCTACCCTCATATTTATAAAAATATGACAGAATGGATTGTTGCTCAAAGAAAGGCGCTAAATATTCAATATGTGTTTCATACAGGAGATCTTGTAGATCGAGCAAGTGAGTCCAAGCAATGGGCTTATGCAGATGAATATATGCGCTATTTAGAACATACAAAAATCCCTTATGGTGTTTTAGCTGGTAATCACGATGTTGGCCATAAAACAGGTGACTATCATCAATTTAGTAAATATTTTGGAGCGAATCGTTTTAAAAACAAAAATTATTATGGTGAATCATATCAAAACAACCGAGGTCATTATGATTTAATTAGTGTAAAGGGCAATGATTTTATTATGCTTTATATGGGGTGGGGAGTAAGTAATAAGGATATAGCTTGGATTAATAAAGTTCTTGCGAAATATCCTGAAAGAAAAGCCATTTTAAGCTTTCATGAATATTTGCTTGTCACAGGAGAGCGCAGCCCGATTGGAGAGAAAATTTATAACGATGTTGTCTTACCGAATAAAAATGTCATTGCCGTATTATCTGGCCATTACCATGATAGTGAAACATTAATTAATGAAATAGACGATAATCAAGATGGTGTCATTGACCGAAAAGTATATCAAATGCTTGCGGACTATCAAGGCGGGCCAGAAGGTGGACAAGGATTTTTGCGCATGATGCAGGTTGATCCTGTAGAGAATAAAATCTATATGAAAACGTATTCTCCATATCTTAATCGATATAACTACTACAATCGGAAAAACTATCCTGGCAAAGATGAATTTGTCATGGAGACAGATTTAACACCGAAAGAAAAAGTGGTCTCCACCGATTTATTTGAAGTGAATATATACACTGATGAAAAAATTGGCGAAGTAAAGGATGTAGCGAATCAACAAATGGCAGAAATGGTATGGACAGGTCTTGAGAAAGACCGAGAATATGGCTGGTATGTAAAGGTGTCTGACAAGTATAACGGCCAGACTCGTTCAAAGGTTTGGACATTCCGGACAAACAATCCATAA
- a CDS encoding transposase, giving the protein MISYPFIRIGCCCPSCKTPIEEIKNYCKRLYQDRQFIENSLRYSFSNGLLEGQVNRLKTIKRMMYGRAGVALLRIRMLFQFT; this is encoded by the coding sequence GTGATTTCCTATCCATTTATAAGGATTGGATGTTGTTGTCCATCATGTAAAACACCTATTGAAGAAATTAAAAATTACTGCAAAAGATTGTATCAGGACAGACAATTCATAGAGAACAGCCTTCGCTATTCATTCAGTAATGGTTTATTGGAAGGACAAGTCAATCGATTAAAAACAATCAAACGAATGATGTATGGAAGGGCGGGTGTTGCGTTACTGCGTATAAGGATGCTTTTTCAATTTACATAA
- a CDS encoding SH3 domain-containing protein, translated as MKRLFKILIMLILVLSFFSFNSSNTEAATTKIAHVNIKSGTLTIRSGAGTKYKKVGSLKKDAGVYVYSQTKSGWSEIRYKNKKAYVATKYLKFANSYLMDKKKIYTYIDMKTGEKSKHTYTGIYAPDLKKWDIWKSEDGSYIVDEDKNGLYSGWMESEYVVDIKYPVKVGQSWDNGFGEPNYTRITSISKTVKTPAGTFKNCIEVTDQFGYKRYYAKNVGHVKLVYKGKTLSQLVSLKKR; from the coding sequence GTGAAAAGGTTATTTAAGATATTGATTATGCTTATTTTAGTATTATCGTTTTTCTCTTTTAATTCATCGAATACGGAAGCCGCTACTACTAAAATAGCGCACGTGAATATTAAGAGTGGTACTCTTACCATTCGAAGCGGTGCAGGAACAAAATATAAGAAAGTTGGATCATTGAAAAAGGATGCAGGAGTGTACGTTTATTCCCAAACTAAAAGTGGTTGGTCAGAAATTCGTTATAAAAACAAGAAAGCCTATGTAGCAACAAAGTATTTGAAGTTTGCTAATTCTTATTTAATGGATAAAAAGAAGATATATACATACATAGACATGAAAACTGGGGAAAAATCCAAACATACATATACAGGTATATATGCTCCTGACTTAAAAAAATGGGATATATGGAAAAGTGAAGATGGCAGTTATATCGTTGATGAAGATAAAAATGGATTATACTCGGGTTGGATGGAATCTGAATATGTTGTTGATATAAAATATCCTGTTAAAGTGGGTCAATCATGGGATAATGGTTTTGGCGAACCTAACTATACTCGTATTACTTCTATTTCTAAAACAGTTAAGACACCTGCAGGAACATTTAAAAACTGTATTGAAGTGACAGATCAGTTTGGGTATAAAAGGTATTATGCGAAAAATGTAGGACATGTTAAATTAGTTTATAAAGGGAAGACACTTAGCCAACTTGTTAGTTTGAAAAAGAGATAA